The following coding sequences are from one Luteolibacter yonseiensis window:
- a CDS encoding DUF805 domain-containing protein, producing MSENSSHLRFISVSPANWDAGQILFSFSGRISRLTYWLGMLGVFASTFVISELTTSFMPRQPGSAIGTFAITLNIAVFTIYTWIILALLTKRWHDLGKSGNWTLIGLIPFIGPIWVFIECGWVRGTLGRNKYGRDPS from the coding sequence ATGAGTGAGAATTCGTCCCACCTCCGATTCATCTCGGTATCCCCAGCCAATTGGGACGCGGGACAAATTTTGTTTTCTTTCTCGGGCAGGATTTCCCGCCTGACTTACTGGCTTGGGATGTTGGGGGTGTTCGCGTCCACCTTCGTCATCAGCGAACTGACCACGTCATTCATGCCGCGTCAGCCGGGATCGGCGATCGGGACCTTTGCCATCACCCTGAACATCGCGGTATTCACGATTTACACCTGGATCATTCTGGCGTTGCTGACCAAACGTTGGCACGACTTGGGAAAGTCAGGCAACTGGACATTGATCGGATTGATTCCATTCATCGGCCCAATCTGGGTGTTCATTGAATGCGGTTGGGTTCGAGGGACTCTAGGCCGTAACAAATATGGTCGGGATCCCTCTTGA
- a CDS encoding ABC transporter ATP-binding protein gives MPLLDVRNLTTRFHTRNGVVHAVENVSFSVDPGQTLGIVGESGSGKSVTCYSLLGLIPQPPGRIHAGQALFDGVDLLKTSEKQLQKIRGKRISMIFQDPMTSLNPFMKVSAQITEPLELHENCHGKQALHRAIKALEEVGIPEPEKRIHSYPHEFSGGMRQRVMIAMALITRPELLICDEPTTALDVTVQKQVLDLIRDRQRELGTAVIFITHDLAVVSEMCDKINVMYAGRIVESAPKAELFRNPLHAYTRSLLKSIPASHPKGEPLYTIPGLPPDLSRPAPGCSFQPRNRLGNARLCLTDKSPSLDEIEPGHFAQNCPGCLAGALTSV, from the coding sequence ATGCCACTGCTCGACGTCCGGAATCTCACCACCCGCTTCCACACCCGCAACGGAGTCGTCCACGCGGTGGAAAACGTTTCGTTCTCGGTAGATCCCGGACAGACCCTCGGCATCGTCGGCGAATCCGGATCGGGCAAATCCGTGACCTGCTATTCCCTGCTCGGGCTCATCCCCCAGCCTCCGGGCCGCATCCACGCCGGACAGGCGTTGTTCGATGGCGTGGATCTCTTGAAAACATCTGAAAAGCAGCTGCAGAAGATCCGCGGCAAGCGCATCTCGATGATTTTCCAAGACCCGATGACCTCGCTGAACCCGTTCATGAAGGTCAGCGCGCAGATCACCGAACCCCTCGAACTGCATGAGAACTGCCACGGCAAGCAAGCGCTCCACCGCGCGATCAAAGCCTTGGAAGAAGTCGGCATCCCGGAGCCGGAAAAGCGCATCCATTCCTACCCCCACGAATTCTCCGGCGGCATGCGCCAGCGCGTGATGATCGCCATGGCTCTCATCACCCGCCCCGAACTCCTCATCTGCGACGAACCGACCACCGCGCTGGACGTGACGGTGCAGAAGCAGGTGCTGGATCTCATCCGCGACCGCCAGCGCGAGCTCGGCACCGCCGTCATCTTCATCACCCACGACCTCGCGGTGGTCTCGGAAATGTGCGACAAGATCAATGTCATGTATGCGGGCCGCATCGTGGAAAGCGCCCCGAAGGCCGAGCTTTTCCGCAACCCGCTGCACGCCTACACCCGCTCGCTGCTGAAATCCATTCCCGCGAGCCACCCGAAGGGCGAGCCACTTTACACCATTCCCGGCCTCCCGCCGGATCTCTCCCGCCCCGCGCCCGGCTGTTCGTTCCAACCAAGAAACCGGCTCGGGAATGCCAGGCTGTGCCTGACGGACAAGTCCCCCTCGCTCGACGAGATCGAACCGGGGCATTTCGCGCAGAACTGCCCGGGGTGTCTGGCTGGTGCATTAACAAGCGTTTGA
- a CDS encoding gluconokinase produces the protein MKKPRVVIVMGVSGSGKSTIGELLAERNGGVFHDADDFHPPANIAKMASGHPLDDEDRAPWLARLREEVVDATPAGKFTVLACSALKKTYREILGTRTGDVALVYLHGTAETLTERLSNRIGHFMKPGMLESQLATLEEPAADEGLNVSIEGTVDEILSSIESALGLHFPSQPTNSPT, from the coding sequence ATGAAAAAACCGCGCGTCGTCATCGTCATGGGAGTCTCGGGCTCCGGAAAGTCCACCATCGGCGAGCTTCTGGCGGAGAGAAACGGCGGCGTTTTTCATGATGCCGACGATTTCCACCCACCGGCAAATATCGCGAAAATGGCGTCGGGCCACCCGCTGGACGATGAGGACCGTGCACCGTGGCTCGCCCGGCTGCGTGAGGAGGTGGTGGATGCCACGCCGGCTGGGAAATTCACCGTGCTCGCCTGCTCGGCATTGAAAAAGACCTACCGCGAAATATTGGGAACCCGCACCGGCGATGTGGCCCTGGTCTACCTCCACGGAACCGCCGAAACACTCACCGAGCGCCTTTCCAACCGCATCGGCCATTTCATGAAGCCGGGAATGCTGGAAAGCCAGCTCGCCACGCTTGAAGAACCGGCGGCGGATGAAGGACTGAATGTCAGCATCGAAGGCACGGTGGATGAAATCCTCTCATCCATCGAGTCGGCACTGGGCTTGCACTTTCCCTCACAACCGACAAACTCTCCTACGTAA
- a CDS encoding galactitol-1-phosphate 5-dehydrogenase, with protein MKALLLTAPSTFDFTDVPAPEVGTGEVRISVKACGICGSDIHGMDGRSGRRIPPIVMGHEAAGVVSEIGEGVVDWKVGDRVTFDSTEFCGECAECERGNFNLCANRKVLGVSCGDYRRHGCFAEEIVLPERILHRIPDSLSFEKAAFAEPVAIALHAVNLAPEDLEAPAVVIGAGLIGLLVIQSLKARGWKTVIAVDLDESRLALAKELGASLTFSARQENLASHLRDICGGDGAAVAFEVVGAAAPVDLAIRCVCKGGTVVLVGNLQPSVPMPLQEVVTRQISLRGSCACAGEYPEAIRRIGDGSIQVEPLLSASVPLAEGGDWFARLAGNTEGLLKVVLKP; from the coding sequence ATGAAAGCCCTCCTGCTCACCGCGCCGTCCACTTTTGATTTCACCGATGTTCCGGCTCCTGAAGTGGGCACGGGCGAGGTGCGGATTTCCGTGAAGGCGTGCGGCATCTGCGGCAGCGACATCCACGGGATGGACGGCCGCAGCGGCAGGCGCATCCCGCCCATCGTGATGGGACATGAGGCGGCGGGTGTCGTTTCCGAGATCGGGGAAGGCGTGGTGGATTGGAAGGTGGGAGACCGCGTGACTTTCGATTCCACCGAGTTTTGCGGCGAGTGTGCGGAATGTGAACGCGGGAATTTCAATCTCTGTGCGAACCGGAAGGTGCTGGGGGTGTCCTGCGGGGACTACCGCCGTCACGGGTGTTTCGCGGAGGAGATCGTGCTGCCGGAGAGAATCCTGCACCGCATCCCGGATTCCCTGTCATTTGAAAAGGCCGCCTTCGCCGAACCTGTGGCCATCGCCCTGCACGCGGTGAATCTGGCACCGGAGGATTTAGAAGCACCCGCCGTCGTCATCGGTGCGGGGCTGATCGGCCTGCTGGTGATCCAGTCGCTCAAGGCCCGGGGATGGAAAACCGTCATCGCCGTGGATCTCGACGAGTCCCGCCTCGCGCTTGCCAAGGAACTCGGAGCATCCCTCACATTCTCCGCAAGACAGGAAAACCTGGCCTCCCACCTCCGCGACATCTGCGGCGGCGATGGCGCGGCGGTCGCCTTCGAGGTGGTGGGCGCGGCAGCTCCGGTGGATCTCGCCATCCGTTGTGTGTGCAAGGGGGGGACCGTGGTGCTGGTGGGCAATCTCCAGCCAAGCGTGCCCATGCCGCTGCAGGAAGTGGTGACGAGGCAGATCTCGCTGCGCGGCTCATGCGCTTGTGCGGGCGAGTATCCCGAAGCCATCCGGCGTATTGGGGATGGGTCGATCCAGGTCGAGCCATTGCTGAGCGCGAGCGTGCCGCTGGCGGAGGGCGGAGATTGGTTCGCCAGGCTTGCGGGCAACACGGAGGGACTTCTCAAGGTGGTGCTGAAGCCCTGA
- a CDS encoding SDR family NAD(P)-dependent oxidoreductase, protein MKSFDLTGRTALVTGTSRGLGARFALTLAEAGADIIGTSRNVAAMEDIRGQVEALGRKFFPVALDVGSFESIQSAVREMRNHTARIDILVNNAGCNVRKPATQITWDDWNLVVDTNLRGTFFVAQQVAAEFMIPAGYGRIINIGSVTSVAGYAGLAPYCASRGGTKQLTMSLADDWGVHGITVNCLAPGWFKTAQNAVMYEDKEWVEYLSDRIPLKRPGQTGDLDGPLVFLASEESRYMTGQLLLIDGGISTGATRAVPKK, encoded by the coding sequence ATGAAATCATTCGATCTAACAGGCCGGACGGCCCTTGTCACCGGGACCAGCCGCGGGCTGGGCGCGCGGTTCGCCCTCACTCTCGCCGAAGCGGGCGCGGACATCATCGGCACCAGTAGAAACGTCGCCGCTATGGAGGACATCCGCGGGCAGGTCGAGGCACTGGGGCGGAAGTTTTTTCCGGTGGCCCTGGATGTCGGTTCGTTCGAGAGCATCCAGTCCGCCGTGAGGGAGATGAGGAACCACACCGCCCGCATCGACATCCTCGTGAACAACGCCGGTTGCAACGTGCGGAAACCGGCGACGCAGATCACCTGGGACGACTGGAACCTGGTGGTGGATACCAACCTGCGCGGCACCTTTTTCGTCGCCCAACAGGTGGCGGCGGAGTTCATGATTCCGGCCGGCTACGGGCGCATCATCAACATCGGCTCGGTCACTTCCGTCGCCGGCTACGCGGGCCTCGCTCCCTATTGCGCCAGCCGTGGCGGAACGAAGCAGCTCACGATGAGCCTCGCCGATGACTGGGGCGTCCACGGCATCACGGTGAACTGCCTGGCTCCGGGATGGTTCAAGACCGCCCAAAACGCGGTGATGTATGAGGACAAGGAGTGGGTGGAATACCTGAGCGACCGCATCCCCCTGAAGCGCCCCGGGCAGACAGGCGACCTGGATGGACCGCTGGTCTTCCTCGCGTCGGAGGAAAGCCGCTACATGACCGGGCAGCTCCTGCTCATCGACGGCGGGATTTCCACGGGGGCGACGAGAGCGGTGCCGAAAAAATGA